The following proteins come from a genomic window of Salvia hispanica cultivar TCC Black 2014 chromosome 4, UniMelb_Shisp_WGS_1.0, whole genome shotgun sequence:
- the LOC125221140 gene encoding uncharacterized protein LOC125221140, with product MGTDVGRQTDLHEVILHATFNPRSIEPMSDRRSHSSNYRYCSQSRKMSVGVLVDSISTAKTKSLQEPVAQTAGIGIGSCSQKNSVRCREGHSPHVEKHVIVEPKDASPWVSTRSFKPKLPHSVADLDTECTPSLPAASLNFFAAKSGLGSDVCKQRNSGRAYCSVEEWNVNNAEHVENQVCSIEQGVRQEKEQVQNNDRTTETGGRESLRIKLWEILGDVSSPNKQHPSLQCEVLHPDQDRNKKQCPTEKLSLNSDTIESDSQVQVSTRPVTRSLARRKATRKQGNKSEPEKSNDRKECRRKRIFSSKGDISEGSYGNLMDGSLPCKGEKFMGMRSRAETNQGVRHKIVEKRPQSEKSKSIPAMDKPVLHKNKVTNASSSTDRRNDVHVEPEKGTKNNSSFKFSLNTMTDQRDVQKPMVFEAPKKNQQEDICNSVLKRKRNSPQQQKGFKNISSFELSLNAITDQRDVHQPVVVEAPKKNLQEDICNSVLKRKRNSPQLQKGIKNNFSFEISLNAMTDQRDVQQSMDVEASKNILQEDMSDFLLKRKRNSLQPKSVTRNNSSFELPLNSMTDKRDFEQSMDVEASKKNLQEDLSDSLLLKKRNSVQPQKDTKNNSSFEFPLHSVTDQRDLELSMGVEASDKNMKDGISDILLKKKKNTVHNTSTPSEIKSHSSLQKSKQELHGQSPAAKIFHRTGMQNFNSFLSSKSDKRRPDVQPEPSSKKKEGNCLKRSPLVKPNVLIDEDSDNQSESLNYETDSESSEDESNCKDSEELSPEIRISENILHNSDKSLGNGNDVGVIGSSPASDSLKEGVHDASEMYMEENQEDGLTRAVALFTVALSHIKIKLKSISSRRSADILRTTVEEILLRLQNAESLIKTDVGKLTNLSNSKSKQLENRFQEKQEQLIGIHKRFNAEVEQHLQECGSLIANLEEHEIELKISMEKQRAAHKKFLSQVEQETNVQLEDAESRIMAVQEVAREKMLQLKLGVAECLNMVA from the exons ATGGGAACGGATGTTGGTAGACAGACCGATCTTCACGAGGTGATCTTGCATGCTACCTTTAATCCGAGATCTATC GAGCCAATGAGTGATCGTCGGAGTCATAGTAGCAACTACCGTTACTGCAGTCAATCCAGGAAGATGTCTGTAGGAGTTCTTGTTGATTCTATTTCCACtgccaaaacaaaatctctcCAGGAACCAGTGGCCCAAACTgctggaattggaattggaagtTGCAGCCAAAAAAATAGTGTCAGGTGCCGTGAAGGACATTCACCACATGTGGAAAAACACGTGATAGTTGAACCGAAGGATGCCTCCCCTTGGGTTTCCACTAGATCTTTCAAGCCAAAGCTACCTCATTCAGTCGCAGATCTAGACACAGAATGTACTCCAAGTTTGCCAGCAGCTTCCCTCAACTTTTTTGCTGCTAAGTCTGGCTTAGGATCTGATGTATGCAAACAGAGGAACTCTGGTAGAGCTTACTGTTCCGTGGAGGAATGGAATGTTAATAATGCAGAGCATGTTGAGAATCAGGTATGTTCAATTGAACAAGGAGTTAGGCAAGAAAAAGAACAGGTACAAAATAATGATAGGACAACAGAAACTGGGGGCCGAGAATCTCTGAGGATCAAGCTGTgggagattttaggagatgtttcTTCACCAAACAAACAGCATCCCAGTCTTCAGTGTGAGGTATTGCATCCGGATCAAGACAGGAACAAGAAGCAGTGTCCTACTGAAAAACTAAGCCTGAATTCGGACACTATTGAAAGTGATTCTCAAGTGCAAGTTTCCACAAGGCCAGTGACTCGATCTTTAGCCCGGAGGAAAGCCACCAGAAAACAAGGTAATAAGAGCGAACCAGAAAAATCTAATGATAGAAAAGAGTGTCGACGGAAAAGAATATTCTCATCCAAAGGAGATATATCTGAGGGATCATATGGTAATTTGATGGATGGTTCTTTACCTTGCAAGGGAGAAAAATTTATGGGAATGCGTTCTCGAGCTGAGACAAATCAGGGTGTAAGGCATAAAATCGTAGAAAAGAGACCGCAGTCGGAAAAGAGCAAATCAATACCAGCTATGGATAAACCAGTGTTGCATAAGAATAAAGTTACCAATGCTAGCAGTTCCACCGACAGAAGAAATGATGTACATGTTGAGCCAGAGAAGGGTACCAAGAATAATTCTTCCTTTAAGTTTTCTCTTAATACAATGACTGATCAAAGGGATGTTCAGAAGCCAATGGTTTTCGAAGCTCCAAAGAAGAATCAGCAAGAGGACATATGTAATTCTGtgttaaaaaggaaaaggaactCTCCGCAGCAACAAAAgggtttcaaaaatatttcttcatttgaGTTGTCTCTTAATGCAATTACTGATCAGAGGGATGTTCATCAGCCAGTGGTTGTCGAAGCTCCAAAGAAGAATTTGCAAGAAGACATATGTAATTCTGtgttaaaaaggaaaaggaactCTCCGCAGCTACAAAAGGgtatcaaaaataatttttcatttgagATTTCTCTCAATGCAATGACTGATCAAAGGGATGTTCAGCAGTCAATGGATGTCGAAGCTTCAAAGAATATTCTGCAGGAAGACATGTCTGATTTTctgttaaaaagaaaaaggaactCACTGCAGCCAAAATCGGTTACCAGGAATAATTCTTCATTTGAGCTTCCTCTTAATTCTATGACTGATAAAAGAGATTTTGAGCAATCAATGGATGTTGAAGCATCAAAGAAGAATCTGCAAGAAGACCTTTCTGATTCTCTGTTACTAAAGAAAAGGAACTCTGTGCAACCCCAAAAGGATACCAAGAATAACTCTTCGTTTGAGTTTCCTCTTCATTCAGTGACTGACCAAAGGGATCTTGAGCTGTCAATGGGTGTTGAAGCTTCAGATAAGAATATGAAAGATGGCATATCTGACATCCtgttgaaaaagaaaaagaacacTGTGCATAATACTTCAACTCCTTCCGAGATTAAGTCACATAGCAGTTTGCAGAAAAGTAAGCAAGAACTTCACGGTCAAAGTCCTGCTGCGAAAATATTTCATAGAACAGGCATGCAAAACTTTAATAGCTTTCTGAGTTCAAAATCAGATAAACGCAGACCAGATGTGCAACCGGAACCATCT agtaagaaaaaagaaggcaATTGTCTGAAGAGAAGTCCCCTTGTGAAACCAAATGTCTTAATTGATGAAGACAGTGATAACCAGTCCGAATCTTTAAATTATGAGACTGATTCTGAGAGCTCTGAAGATGAATCAA ATTGCAAAGACTCAGAGGAATTGTCTCCTGAAATTCGCATATCTGAGAATATTCTACATAATTCCGATAAAAGTCTTGGCAATGGAAACGATGTTGGAGTGATTGGATCTAGTCCTGCATCAGATTCATTGAAAG AAGGGGTACATGATGCCAGTGAAATGTACATGGAAGAGAACCAGGAGGATGGTTTGACCAG GGCTGTTGCACTCTTTACTGTGGCTCTGTctcatattaaaatcaaactgAAGTCAATAAGTAGCAGAAGGTCTGCTGATATTTTGCGCACTACAGTTGAGGAAATATTGTTACGATTACAGAATGCAGAATCTCTTATTAAAACAGATGT GGGAAAGCTGACCAATCTGAGTAATTCAAAAAGCAAACAGCTGGAAAATAGATTTCAAG AAAAACAGGAACAGTTGATTGGAATACATAAAAGGTTCAACGCAGAGGTTGAACAGCACCTCCAGGAATGTGGCAGCCTAATAGCAAATCTAGAGGAGCATGAGATTGAGCTCAAAATATCAATGGAAAAGCAAA GAGCAGCGCATAAAAAGTTTTTGTCACAAGTGGAGCAAGAAACCAATGTCCAACTTGAAGATGCTGAAAGCAGAATCATGGCTGTCCAAGAG GTGGCTAGGGAAAAGATGCTTCAACTGAAACTTGGGGTGGCTGAGTGCTTGAACATGGTGGCCTGA
- the LOC125221141 gene encoding pentatricopeptide repeat-containing protein At3g16610-like translates to MRRLLALRRGGGFLQSLKKSLLKNRDLQEAKRLHSALITSGCFHHTNSLAPFLVQFYAVSGSLREALLLFHSLPRLPSLNLACNAILRAHLHASLFSQAIHFFNHIVSTLSFVPDNYTCPLIFTACSSLSSLEDARNVHRLISSAAGFHPNAYTKCALIDMFAKCGSLEDARKVFDEMLHRDRDLACWTAMICGTIRLGHADRALSLFTDMMRAGGGLRPDIPLVAAVLPACGRLQAAHTGMALQGLALKSGFHDDLFVANATIDMYCKLGDTEQAHTVFRRMLCRDDVSWGTLIAGYSCNADYHFCIEVYAQMMSLGIFPSAVVVASVLPAIGKLGLAEDGRGMHGLILKRGFDSDVVVGSALMEMYSRCGLMGEMRLLLSVWSDWDVMIWNSAISSVEDQGLGLSIFRKMWESKFKPNSITLMSILPICTKMGAHKQGKEIHCYAIRNGLDMAVSVCNSVVDMYCKCGFLGVGQNLFDRMVERDIVSYNTIISSYGFHGHAKQALLLFDEMKSLAMRPSGATFVGLLSACSHAGLVDEGRSLYRSMVVDYGIQPNVEHYSCMVDLLGRAGRIGNACDFIRAMPEEPNASVLGCLLAACRLHNVDLIGEDILEDKLDDSGYHILISNMYASRKRWRDASRARALIKEKGLRKKPGKSWMQIGHHTHVFDAGDATHFEFGIIQETLKILFTEMRKGYNFDNLFAC, encoded by the coding sequence ATGCGGCGGTTGTTAGCTCTGCGACGCGGAGGCGGTTTCTTACAATCACTGAAGAAATCTCTGTTGAAGAACCGCGATTTGCAGGAAGCCAAAAGGCTGCATTCCGCGCTAATAACAAGTGGCTGCTTCCATCACACAAACTCCTTAGCTCCATTTCTCGTCCAATTCTACGCCGTCTCCGGCTCTCTCCGAGAAGCTCTACTCCTCTTCCACTCCCTCCCCCGCCTCCCCAGCCTCAACCTCGCCTGCAACGCCATCCTCCGCGCCCACCTCCACgcctctctcttctctcagGCCATTCACTTCTTCAATCACATCGTTTCCACTCTTTCTTTTGTACCCGACAACTACACTTGCCCCCTCATCTTCACCGCCTGCTCCTCGTTATCCTCTCTCGAGGACGCCAGAAATGTGCATCGATTGatctcctccgccgccggaTTCCACCCCAATGCGTACACCAAATGCGCTCTCATCGACATGTTTGCTAAATGCGGGAGCTTGGAGGATGCCCGCAAGGTGTTCGATGAAATGCTGCACCGAGACAGGGATTTGGCTTGTTGGACTGCTATGATATGTGGGACTATACGCCTCGGCCACGCGGACCGAGCTCTGTCACTGTTTACTGACATGATGAGGGCTGGCGGCGGCCTCCGCCCGGATATTCCTCTCGTGGCTGCTGTTCTCCCCGCGTGTGGGCGGCTGCAGGCCGCCCACACGGGGATGGCTCTGCAGGGGCTTGCTCTCAAGAGTGGCTTCCATGATGACTTATTTGTTGCTAATGCTACTATTGATATGTATTGCAAGTTGGGGGATACGGAACAGGCTCACACCGTGTTTCGCAGAATGCTTTGCAGGGATGATGTTTCTTGGGGGACGTTGATAGCTGGTTATTCGTGTAATGCGGATTACCACTTCTGTATTGAGGTCTACGCTCAGATGATGAGTTTGGGGATTTTCCCGAGTGCGGTTGTGGTGGCAAGTGTTCTTCCTGCGATTGGGAAACTGGGGTTGGCAGAAGACGGGAGAGGGATGCACGGGTTGATTTTGAAACGAGGCTTCGACTCTGATGTTGTCGTTGGAAGTGCATTGATGGAAATGTACTCTCGCTGTGGACTGATGGGAGAAATGCGGCTTCTCTTGAGTGTGTGGTCGGATTGGGATGTCATGATATGGAACTCGGCAATTAGTTCCGTTGAGGATCAGGGTTTGGGTCTCAGCATCTTTAGGAAGATGTGGGAGTCTAAATTCAAACCAAATTCCATCACTTTGATGAGCATTCTCCCAATATGTACTAAAATGGGGGCACATAAACAAGGAAAGGAGATTCATTGCTATGCTATTAGAAATGGCCTTGACATGGCTGTTTCAGTCTGCAATTCAGTTGTTGATATGTACTGTAAATGTGGATTCCTGGGAGTCGGACAGAATCTCTTTGATAGGATGGTGGAAAGGGATATCGTCTCATACAATACAATCATTTCTTCCTACGGATTCCACGGGCATGCCAAGCAAGCGCTGCTGCTCTTTGATGAGATGAAATCTCTGGCAATGAGGCCAAGTGGAGCAACTTTCGTGGGGCTCCTCTCCGCGTGCAGTCATGCAGGGCTAGTGGATGAGGGTCGCAGCCTCTATCGTTCCATGGTTGTTGACTATGGCATACAACCCAATGTGGAACACTACTCGTGTATGGTGGACCTTCTTGGCAGGGCAGGGCGGATTGGTAATGCGTGCGATTTTATCAGGGCGATGCCTGAGGAACCAAATGCTAGTGTTCTGGGGTGTTTGCTTGCTGCGTGTCGGCTCCACAACGTGGATCTTATTGGTGAAGATATTCTCGAAGATAAACTGGATGACTCTGGCTACCATATCCTTATTTCGAACATGTATGCATCGAGAAAGAGATGGAGAGATGCCTCGAGGGCTAGAGCTCTGATAAAGGAGAAAGGATTGAGAAAGAAACCGGGTAAGAGTTGGATGCAGATAGGTCACCACACTCATGTATTTGATGCTGGAGATGCTACACATTTTGAGTTTGGGATTATACAAGAAACcttgaaaatattattcacAGAGATGAGGAAAGggtataattttgataatttgtttGCTTGTTGA